A portion of the Nitrospirota bacterium genome contains these proteins:
- the folK gene encoding 2-amino-4-hydroxy-6-hydroxymethyldihydropteridine diphosphokinase gives MATAYIGIGSNLGNREENCFRAIELLIEKGVKVTKRSSLYKTAPWGIKDQPEFINMAIEVETEVVPGELLRILKEIEVRLGRNKGKRWGPRVIDLDILFYDDLVLKTPDLDIPHPEMQKRTFVLEPLSEIAPDKIHPVLKTTVKDLLFKSREASAN, from the coding sequence ATGGCAACAGCTTACATAGGAATCGGCTCTAATCTCGGCAACAGGGAAGAAAACTGCTTCAGGGCTATCGAGTTACTGATAGAAAAGGGTGTAAAGGTTACAAAGCGCTCATCTCTCTATAAGACAGCGCCCTGGGGAATCAAAGACCAGCCTGAATTTATCAATATGGCTATAGAAGTAGAGACAGAGGTAGTGCCCGGAGAATTATTAAGAATACTGAAAGAAATCGAAGTCAGGCTCGGCCGAAACAAAGGTAAACGATGGGGCCCAAGGGTTATAGACCTTGATATATTATTTTACGATGACCTGGTTCTGAAAACCCCTGACCTCGATATACCTCATCCAGAAATGCAAAAGAGAACATTTGTCCTTGAACCCCTATCAGAAATAGCCCCTGATAAAATACATCCTGTACTGAAGACAACTGTTAAAGACCTCCTTTTTAAGTCCAGAGAGGCCTCCGCAAATTAG
- a CDS encoding aminotransferase class I/II-fold pyridoxal phosphate-dependent enzyme: LDSGVFQAIQEAAIEAFKTDDTILKKIRDTYQERRDVLFDGLLSLGIELEKPKATFYMWGNVPNGFNSTSFVAHMLDKAGILATPGNGFGTPGEGYVRFALTAPVERIRESVERLRKIL; the protein is encoded by the coding sequence CTTGACTCAGGCGTGTTTCAGGCAATACAGGAGGCAGCTATAGAGGCATTCAAAACAGATGATACTATCCTCAAAAAAATAAGGGATACCTATCAGGAAAGAAGGGATGTCCTCTTTGATGGCCTGCTGAGTCTGGGCATTGAGCTTGAAAAACCAAAGGCCACTTTTTATATGTGGGGAAATGTCCCGAATGGGTTTAATTCAACAAGCTTTGTAGCCCACATGCTTGACAAGGCAGGTATCCTTGCTACTCCTGGCAATGGTTTTGGCACGCCTGGTGAGGGATATGTAAGGTTTGCCCTCACAGCCCCTGTTGAAAGGATTAGAGAATCTGTAGAAAGGCTCAGGAAGATACTGTAA
- the hisH gene encoding imidazole glycerol phosphate synthase subunit HisH has product MIAIVDYGMGNLRSVEKGFLKVGVDAVVTSDSRVIDDADGVVLPGVGAFRDCMRELTNLKLTDTVVRSIEKGKPYLGICLGLQILFSESEEFGQCRGLDIFKGKVVRFPVNELKVPHMGWNEIKVVRKNPLLEGISDGCYFYFVHSFYVVPEDNAVVSTTTDYGVTFTSMVWKDNIFATQFHPEKSQKMGLMVLRNFGRIVGAS; this is encoded by the coding sequence ATGATAGCAATAGTTGATTATGGGATGGGAAACCTGAGGAGCGTTGAAAAGGGTTTTCTCAAGGTAGGTGTTGATGCCGTGGTTACAAGTGACTCCAGGGTTATCGATGATGCAGATGGAGTTGTCCTTCCAGGGGTTGGTGCCTTCAGGGACTGTATGCGCGAACTTACAAACCTTAAGCTCACTGATACCGTTGTCCGCTCTATTGAAAAAGGCAAGCCCTATCTTGGCATTTGCCTTGGGCTTCAGATCCTGTTCAGCGAATCCGAAGAATTCGGCCAATGCAGAGGCCTTGATATATTCAAGGGGAAAGTTGTGCGGTTTCCGGTTAATGAATTGAAAGTGCCTCACATGGGCTGGAATGAAATAAAAGTCGTAAGGAAGAACCCTCTTCTCGAAGGGATTTCTGATGGCTGTTATTTCTACTTTGTGCACTCTTTCTATGTTGTTCCTGAGGATAATGCTGTAGTCTCCACAACCACAGATTATGGCGTTACATTTACCTCTATGGTGTGGAAGGATAATATCTTTGCAACCCAGTTCCATCCTGAAAAGAGCCAGAAGATGGGGCTTATGGTCTTGAGAAATTTTGGGAGAATAGTTGGAGCTTCTTGA
- a CDS encoding Mut7-C RNAse domain-containing protein: MKFIADSMLGRLAKWLRLLGFDTIYYPEIENSLLLRIAKEQGRLVLTRDTSLIKVRELKEVRPAPLRGARPGSQESGVEEPKKFFLLIDNDPFEQLKAVVTHFNLKNFSLMHRCVECNSLLQRVSKMQVQGSVPEYVFLHSDLFNKCPGCGRIYWHGSHPQKIKDKLKEILSKK, translated from the coding sequence ATGAAGTTTATTGCTGACTCAATGCTCGGTCGCCTTGCCAAGTGGCTGAGACTCCTTGGTTTTGATACCATCTATTATCCTGAGATCGAAAATAGTCTTCTCCTGAGAATAGCGAAAGAGCAGGGCCGTCTTGTCTTAACAAGAGACACGAGTCTTATAAAAGTGAGGGAACTAAAAGAAGTCAGGCCCGCCCCGCTTCGCGGAGCGAGGCCGGGGAGTCAGGAGTCGGGAGTCGAGGAGCCGAAGAAATTTTTCTTATTAATCGATAACGACCCGTTTGAACAACTGAAAGCTGTAGTAACACACTTTAACCTGAAAAATTTTTCTCTGATGCATAGATGTGTTGAATGCAACAGCCTCCTCCAGAGGGTCTCAAAAATGCAAGTGCAGGGGTCTGTTCCAGAATATGTTTTTTTGCATTCAGACTTATTCAATAAATGCCCAGGCTGCGGCAGAATCTACTGGCATGGTTCGCACCCCCAAAAAATCAAGGATAAGTTAAAAGAAATTTTAAGTAAGAAATAA